AATGACATTCAGTATAGGTACTTCGCATCATTCCGATGTTCACTTACAGGCTAGAGATAAGGTTAAGTATTGATTATCGAACTTAATTTTAAATGCATTGCATTACACCACTTGCTTTCAATGAATCTGAATTTTAATATTCGAGTAGAATTGGAGCAAGCAACCGAGtcttacacaaaatgaaatctaTACGTATTTTTTCCACCAATAAGTGTCTTATTTAGCTACTATTCAACATAGTATTAGCGCAAGAAGAAACTAAATAGCGTAAGTCAGAATTTCTAATGATTACGGAATTCCTATTTTTACGAGTTATTTACAGTAACTCAAGAATTCCAACACATTTATTTGTAAGCACCAAAACCACCTGGAGGCTGAAAGACATAACTTGAATAAAACATTAGATATGTTTAAAGCGTTCCTTCTCTAACACAATTTATTTACATCCTTTCCTAACTCTTAATAAAGTCTCAATTTTAATATTTAGTAGTATTATTACTGTCGCTATAATTTTTACTTAGAATATGTTTTAAATCGGTGTGAACGTTTTTAGACTAAATTTACGTCCTTTAAGTGTTTTTGTAAGAAAAATCtataattataaacaattataaattaattattataaattaatttactacaCTACGTATTCAAATTATTCTATTAACGAAATAAATCAAATACAGTAGGAAATAGTGGCATAAGTAAGCTCCTTACCCGTTTATCGTATTTAGTCACATTCAAACCATTTATCTTTCGTCAtaacttttttaactttttaacagGATACTAACCTCACTGAAAATACACGGTCcattataaaagaaattaaagtaacataataaaatcaACTAAAATTAAAGCGTTAAGAACCTGATAAAATGTTAACATGACAACAGATTCAAGCTATGCTTAGCAAGCATGATAATACATTAATATGCtgataaataagtataaaattgTGGTATACTTCACccataaagaaatttaaagtgACTTGTAGGTTAACGTAtgaaaaattcattgtaaatctGTTAATATTTAAGCTGCAATTGTACATAACGTTGTAAtcataatttaatgtatttatacagCTTTATGATggatgatttattaatattttaagggATGTGTTGTAGGCTTTAGGTTCAAAGTATTTTCTTTACTCAATATTGCAtactatgttaaaaaaaatgtttaatttgcaTGTGAGTATATGAGTGTAAGTGTatgtatttctaaaaaaattcaaCAAGAAGCTTGATACTTTTATTAGTAGCTTTAgcaaaataatctttaaattataACGGCATAATTATTTGTAACGAATAATATCATTTGATTACCATAAAACACTAATTCAAGTTCATAtttcagtaaataaaatatttcagattcCTGCATTGATATCATAATTGTCCAGTTTAATGGATTTGAGTTCTGGAAGTGTACAAAAATATCAACTTtctaacataattttgtttttgagATGTGTGCACTGTACGTAGAATTAAGAATTTTACTTTACACTTAAGTAGTATGTAGTACTGAGTAAAGAAAAACTACGAATCTAAAATGTATCCCTCATACCTTAAAATATTCCCAAATTATCTATATTATAACggctacaaaattacattaaactATGACTGCACCTTTTTGTGCatctaaaatttaaatattagagAATATACTAcgtataatgatattttttcgtatAAGTACAAGTACAAGTCCCTTTAAGTGCTATTTTTTAATAAGAGTCTACTTAACGAAACCAACAAAgattaaaagtaaagaaaatttgtaataataaatttaagacCATGTGCCAAAAACCTCACACGTATagctataaattcaatactacaaatatgtaaaaattaaagcACATTGTCAATGTAACTTATTCCTTTCCGCTTATCTCATTTTGCTCcgacttttaaatattttacttcactCAACAACAATTacacaaaaatttaataaaatatagtctAATGTACTTCAAAACACTCAACAGGAAAGGAGTAAAatcataaaacaatttatttataactGCATGTTAATGGGAAGAAAATATGCATAAATGTAAGTTTCATATTTTCTAAACGTGTCAATACGATGTGAATTGTTCACAACCCATAACGAACgccattacattaattttaagtgCCAAGACCATCTGAAGTTGATGACGATGTAAAATGTGTTACTTGTGTTTAAAGCGGTCGGCACGGGAGGAGTACCGGAGAACATCACAGCTGGTAATGGTCTACAAAATGGAAGCTATGACCGCAGCTCTCTTCGTGGAGATGTAGCGAGCCATCTTGGCTCGGAAACAAGAATCGACAGAGACAATCAGAGCTTCATCCAACATGTTTAACAGAAGATAGTACTCATCCGGCTGCCGACAAGAAACATTTTGTGCTTCGAAAGGACTAATTTCAGTGCTTTGTCTGGATTTCGCCGCTATTTCAACTAAATAGTAAGGTCTATTTTGGCGACTTTCGTATAAATATTTTGGTAGAGCCAATTTCCTCAGGAATATGCAGTAAGTGGATTTAATTGGTGAATTTTCTTCTGTATGTTACACTTTAACACGCTGCTGAGTTAGTGATCCACGCTGAAGCATTGTTTGGAGATCGTCTGAAGAAATAATTTAACTTTAAGGTCATTGTGGTTTATTCTGAAGGTCTCTTAAACTCGCACGTGTGGGACGTGCTAGAATATCTTATAAATCTTAACATAAATATCATCGAACACTGCTATTATgaaaattttgttcataattaataTCTGTTGAAATTAAATCATTATAGGTTGTAGATGTCCAGAATACTTCCAGTATGATTTGGATAATAtacaacattataaaattatttgcaaacCTTGGCACGAAAAGCTTTCATTAGTCTGCATATATTCACTTCTTTGCGAAGCATTCTTGAACTATGTAGCCCTTTTGAGTCTTTTTACTTCTCTGCCACTTAGGTCTGTGCTGCTGTTAGTTTCTAGATTCTTATCCGGGTTTCTTGATAAGTAAATCACACAATGCTTTGTTTTAAAGTTGTGATCTCAAATGTTAAAAATTTGAATTCATGCTGTGATTACTTAATCAGGAACTGGGTCTAGTTAATTTGCCTAAATTTTCtggaatatttataaaaatttcttAATCTAAAGAATTTCATAGAATAGATATTAGGGACAATCTATTTTCAATGCTATGAATTGATATATTTGGATAAAATCAGAAAGCAACAAGTAGCGTTGCATTTTTCTTACAGAAAATTAATCTAATATTTTTGTTTCGACAAGATCTTGGAAACAATATTATGATCTTACTCAAAAAATAACAATTCATGATTTCTAATTCCGGGAAATAATATAACCAACTTCCAACGTTATACAACTTAAAATATTGACGTCACCAATTGAAAATTGAGATAATCAACATTTTTGCAGGACATATTTTATCTTTACATGGTGAGTGAGAAACACTTTGTCACCAACGAAAAATTAATCTAAGAACGTTGCCTTCTGAAGTAACCAGCAAACAAATCTACCAGTACAATTTTCTGACAATCTCCTACTTCAAGGGAATAGCTCACTTAGATAAAATTATATTAGTCCCTGTTAAAGAGTTAATACAAACCTTCAAAATACGAGTCAATCGTTCACTTTGCTTCAATGTTAAATTAATTCACTAGATATTTACTGCTCAAATATTGCCTCCCACAACAAAAGTTACGGCCAGCTTGTCGTAGTGAATAAGTAGTAATTGTTGGAAACTATACAGattcttctttgttttttttatagTTACAAGCCATATGGCTTGGAGATGAGAAAACCTAACACTTGccaaaaaatagttaaaatacaagAATTATTTCAAGGGGTGTCAATGTGTCTGCGTACATAATTACGTTGGAACCGATGCAGGAGGGCAGGTTATACGCTCAAAATAACTTTTAATTTCTACTAGGATAGTCATTCAACGGTTGTCGGGAACAACAACGTTTTTGCACAGGTGTTCTCGACGTGGTATTTAAGTGGTgacaaatttttatataaaagtgaGGTGACTTGAATACTGCAATCAAAGCTAACACGTTATCCTGTTATTGCAAAACGCTGAAGAATTGAGGGGcatcattttaattattgtgaattGTTTCATAATCTATCTAATCTCTATCGTTAATTAAAGCGCTACAATTAGTGGTACTAGTTTACGTTTATCAGTGTTAAAGATAACGGACTCTGATTATTTAAGAGACATGTGAATCCGAGAGCTTTCAGACATTTTgtagaaagaagaaacaaagttTAATGCAAGTGCGATATCATGTAGAATTGTATATTTGCTTCCTTTACAGCAATGTAAGCAAAATGACATTGTATATGCTAACGTGAATTTACAGTGCTCTTAACGTCGGTTGTGGTGAAGTGTCAAATATTGTACTTGAGGAATCTCTCACGTGACGTCTCGTCGGGCGGAATCATGTCGGAGGAAGGAGTGCACCGGGATCTGCACTGGAGGCGTCCAGACCGCCCTCGCCGCCGGACCGCGACGGCAATTCCAAGATGAAGCCGAGTTGCCAGGTCGCCGACAAGGCCGTGTCCACCGAGGACCTCGAGCGAACCCTCGTCGTCAAGCAGGGCaacgaagaagaagacgatgaagaagaagagaagaagaaaaagaaagaggtgCCTTCAGTCGGTGGAAACAGCACCGCCTTGGAACTGATCCGCCTGGAGGCCGTTCTTGCGGCCCTCGTGGAGAGCAAGGTGGTGGCCATCAAGGCGGCGTCGTCCAACAAGAAGTCCGCCATCAACAACATCCTGCGGCCCAGAAGCCAGTCCACGACGCACGGACTCCGGCAGCAGCGCCTCACGTCCACGTCGACGACAGCGTCCTCGTCGCACAAGGAGAACAACCACCAGccccactaccaccatcaccaccaccaccgccaccaccatcaccaccggaAGAGGCAATCGGACAGCGCGCTCCTAGCCTCGGGTCTGTTCCCGAAGAAGCGCCACCggcaccaccatcaccatcaccaccaccaccatcaccaccatataCGCGACGACGACGAGGCGGCGGAGAGGGGAGGACGGCCGCAGCCCACGCTGGACGAGGAGGCCGGCTGCGGGCTGCTGCAGCAGGAGACGGCGTTTGGCGAGAGCACCACGACCCTGTCGCCCCCGACGGCCGGGCCCTCCGGCAGCTGCCAGAACGGGTCCGCGCCCCACCACAGCGGCTACCACAACTACACCTACAGCCCGCGCAGACAGAGGCAGATGGTGACTTCCTGCTGCCCCAGCCCGACGCCCAGCATGCAATCGCAAGTAGTCTTGTGCACTCCTCGTTCGTGTCGCATGGACGGCTATGCATGTTATTATTAGACCCCGGATTTTTGCATGATTCTAGATATAGGATGTTTAGGAAGATGTCCatctttaagggtgctatgcatagacatttcgctagcccgcgctacgagcgtgctaaactagccccggctatcgactgattatttgtacaggattcatattatatcatatcgctaacactggcttatgaatacgaaaaactttagttcgctgatcatccaccggaagcccgcgctaaaaatgtctatgaatatggccctaaaagaCTAACAGGCAATTTCAGTGTTAGTGTAAAGTTTAAAACCACAGTGAAATATTAGCGCCTATGAAACAACAGCTCAAATTTAAGGGTGTGCACTACTGAGTttaaaatttacacaatttttGTCAGATATCAATGAAATTTCAATCACTAGTTGCTTTTATTAAGATTAGATAATGTTAAAATTCTCAGACTTTTTTGTTTCTAAATTTGgtccataaaaataaatagaaaaatgctTATCTTACCAAAAAACCGAATTAAACACGGATTATGTTTTGTTCTAATAGCTTAATTTGTGGCTGAATAATCgagtaatgaaattttgtatttgttttattatcacttgtggtttggaataaaaaattgttgaatgatttttttaaatttgtttcttaagATTAGGCATAACAATTGTACTACCTGCATTTTTaaagttacattaaaaataatatcctCTTCGACAGAATACAGTGttggtgaaaatgtaattatattatttagtttttgaATAATCTGATTTTCTAAGTTCAACGGAGTAAAAAATTTCATAACCGGCAAACTGCATTTGAAGATAGCACTACCTGACGATCAGTTACCTTAAGGCCCTTTAAAAGAATTGATATTTAGATTACCTACAATtctaataatgaaatgaaattttgcacaaatATTTCTTACACGCCATGATTTTTGGTGCGAAAATTTTAAAATGGTAAAAATCGGAAATTTTCACTAGAATTCAGTAGAGCGTATCCTTAAACTTTTGCGCAAGAGCTCTGTGATTTTTTCCGAACACTTACAGGTGTTAGTATACGAGTACACTTTGCTAGATCTCATTTGTTTACGCCACAAGCTGGCGTATGATCTCGTAAAATTCACTAAAGGCAGGTTCCGTTGGCTCGCTCAGCAATCTCGAGGCTGATGTCAGAAAAAGATAGAAAAGATTACATTTTTATTAGCTCATGTTtgacaaatatatacaaaaaccACAGCAAATTTTCGGAATATTTGTTTCTGTACTACTGTGATATCCATCTATTACTACGCGTTCATTACCAAATAATTTTGGTGAGAATATTTTCAACGGTTGAGAACATTAGCCTAAGTTCATTATACTTACTCGGTTCAAAACGTTTCCGGAATATATTTTTTCCTCCGACATGAATAATGTTATATGGAATGTTTCTGTTTCTGGTGTTGACATCATCATGACGTCACTTCCGTAGAAGTTTCATGATAATAGCCAttgttgtttttgtgtgtctactGGCTATTGCAGTTTGTGGTATTCGTTCGTCGCATTTCAGAATGTGGGATACAGAGCAACGTGTaatatcaaattttgtgtttttttttttcgcataaatctcatttacAGACATTAAGAATGTTTCAAGAAGCATATGGtaaagcagcaatgaaaaaatgcaggtctatgcctggcataaacgtttCTTCTAAAGGTCGACCGGAGCGCTGGTCGTCTTTGATACTCATACGGCCTTTTTTCTGAAATGCGACAAATGAATATTTCACACAAACGACAACAACCAGTTGCCAAACAACAACAACGACTATGATCTTGAAACTTCTACGAGGCTTCGGCACaaatcggagtcacgtggttatcatggtctgGTCATGGTCATCTTGACAATATAAGTACATGTTGAAAGTTCTAAAAAGAAAGTaataaactcatgttaaacgtgcatttatatgcaaacttgttcaatgttggccatgttaggagtaagaatgtgacgtcgcgcagTAGCCTGTCTTCTCGTTAGCCACGCTTCTACGGAAGTGAAGTCATGAATGATACCAACGCCAGAAACAAAAATATAccacataaaattgtttatttcacagaaaaaaatatacttcggAAAATTTTTGAACCGAGTAGCATGTCTCAAACTTGTAATTTTTGGTGTggtcttaaaatattaaacaactcATAACTTCTACAGTAGGGCTACATGCCTAACAAATAAATTCTAGCGAagtatttatattaataactGTGAGTGCTCAGAAAATATTTCACGGGCACAAGTTAAAGTTCTAGGCTAAGTATTATTACATGATATTTCACTTTGATCTTAAACTTTAGATCGATACTGTATACAGAAAACTTGACACATGAAACAATCTAATAACGTTTTCCCCTTTTGGttatcaattttctttttgttataaCTTTATACATTTTGGCACTGAAGTATCAAATTACTGAAagcttaaatctaagaaaatataaatccgaaaaaaacagttttgagcTTTCCGTCCGTCTAGCTGTCGGTCTGTTTGTGTACAGTAATTTCTGCTGAAATATTGGTTAAATCTTGTACATGTTGAGTATTTACGAGTCAATTAATCTCAGAAcggtgtacatgaaatataacttCAGTAAAAAGTGACAGGAATCAGGGTAATggaattaagataaataaatacaattttctgcaagatttaagtgtgtctaacGAACGGAATTAAATAGACTATGtataacaaacaataataataataataataataataataataataataataataataataataataataataacaataacagaaaTATGGAATGTGCTATTCAGAGGGCAAGTAAATAACTGTTTTTGAGTCACAAACATCTAATAATTAGGCCCTAATTGTTACACTGTATAGGGCCTATAAGTACATGCCAGTATcccgtaaaataatatttttctatctGTATATAATGCCAaccttgtattaactttctatagttactTATGTATTGTGTACGCGTCTGTTTCGCgtccatgtcaaagcacaactcagtaaaattattttttaaattatattacaacctCCTCAATtgattataatgaaatatttcaacCAGATTATGTATATACGCGGACTCCTCTGGTGTACAGAAATGGAATCAGTCACATTGTAATTTTATCAGATACAAAGTAAGCATTTCCAATACAACCGAAGTTTAATCTGAGTTccacaaaatacttttttttttctattagtgcAAGTCAAATATATACATTGCACATAAAAATTGTGGTAGGAGTCAGGAGTGACTTATATATTCCTAGACACTCTATATTAAGTTACTTATATCAGTTTGAAAGATAATTTTATAAGCAATtggtatatattttaaattatgatcaAAACTTTAtcaaatttaagtttaaattctCCGAGGcttatagagtgctagttgggagaccggagggaaaaagacctttgggaaggccgagacgtagatgggaggatgatattaaaatagatttgaggaaggtaagatatgatgatagagactggattaatcttgcacacgatagggaccgatgacgggtttatgtgagggcagcaatgaaccttcgggttctttaaaagccatttgtaagtaagtaagtttaaattctcagagtgaaataataaccgtttaaattgtgaaaatataataattgtagttTAAAACAACATATTAAATTCCTACCCGAttggttccatttaaaataaaacctGCTTTACACAGTTCcacaaatttattaaataaataagcttTTGTTAGCGCTGAAGTTTTACAGAGTAAAAAATTCAATGCATGCAATATAAAAATGACTTTATAACCTAGCAAGGCGTACACAGAATCTTGCCAAGGGTGggaggttattattaaaattttttacagtttacattacTGGTATCTTAaatgttttgtattattattattattattattattattattattattattattattattattattattattgttattaaaaatatgaaatgtcaaatacacaaaattttaaacgaatgtatcgcaataaagtcagaactcgaACTAACGAACGGACGAATAGcgttcttaaaatgagtttaaaatcgacaatttaACATCTGCACCGCAAAActatcaaaacaaccttttcaatatgtttcacaacaatttaaatttcatattgtgtcggcttcattttattacaaggttggtaCTAGGCAGTAGATCTCCCTATAATAAAgttagcattgttataattcgaacgtgccgcagaatcaagcacagggattatattgaaggctGGGTAGGAGGAtaatgccttatgtcgatgtaaaTTTAGTTACTCTGACAGtggaaaattagagaagggaaaacgattatgaataaaaaaaatattcgaatCTAACTACGTATTATTTTACGTTCAAGggagggttcaaacccggtaaccccacCTTGCCTACACTCCTGTTAAACATAGAAACCATCAAATATTttctataaataattatattgtgaCTTGAAAGTTATTAATTCTGAGTTGCAATGGCTAATACATATCTTACGTAGACATGAAAGTGGAAATTATCTATATTCAGTCACCAGAAATTTATACATAGAAATGTTCCTACTTCCAGTAAAGGAGCGCACTTAATGTAAAGAATTTCACTTGAGTGCAATTCTGAGTTGTCACAAAGAGAAAAATTCACCCCTACTTAAATCTTTTCAGTAGAACACAATGCCCATACCCTTTACTTTTTAACACTTTCTCAAAAGAAAATTGTGACTTATTGCTCTAAAATCCaagagctaaaaaaaaaaaaaaaaaaaaaaaaaaaaaaaaaaaaaaaaaaaaaaactgaactagCGCAGAAGTACGCGAAAGAAATTGAACTCGGCTAAATGTAAAGGCTATCccaacaagaacgccggatttaataatatgaataaatgcaacaaaacagaTAACAGAATAGTTAAGTGTTATCAAACCATCAACAAGACAATGGCGCAGTGTTCCACAACATCTTGTTATTGCTGAGTTCGCGGCACTGCTATCTGCTTTGTAATGTGATTTTGTTGCatatattcacattattaaattcaGCGTTCTTGTTGGGACACCTTACATAAAGATTTATTTTAGTCTTTCAGAAAGCGAAATAAATGCAGAACAggatagaaattaattttaaagtgatacattACACAATAACTTTGctgtaaaaatacaaaacaatataattttatggtattaacattatttttcattttagtacgTTTGTGTACTTTTGAAATTTCTTTACAAAACATACATTTAAACTTCTATATAAGATAAAAAATGTCTTCCTCCGTCTTCTTTacctatttttttaagaaataagattCTTGTTAGcagtcgtgaattgcagaaaccctaCATGTCCAGGCAATTGAGAATTTTTCCAGAATatactaaagaaaaaattgaaattcatgtatgtgaaACAGTACACTTCTTACAGTTGTATAtcagaaaatatcagttgcatttcagatttgtcatttgtatttcagattagtcaattgaatttcagatagtatcaattgtatttcagaaaatatcaattatatttcagatttgtcaatttaatttcagatagtatcatttatatttcagattagtcaattcattttcagatagtatcaattgtatttcagaaaacatcaattgtgtttcagatttgtcaattgtatttcagaaactatcatttatatttcagaagttacggttggcaccttattctccaatgttaaatccaatcgagatcatttggtgAAGATTTACGTAAAAACCCATCTTAAAATTCATGAAGTCATAGCTCCTGGTGTTTTAGGCTAATTTGCCTACTGCAGAGAATAAAATTGATGAAGCTTCACACAATATTGTTAGTGGTGAGTgtgcagtacaacacagtacaattcatgAAGCTGCAGCTTTAGTAATGGTGAATATGCCAGTCGGACGCTAAAAAgcaataaagttgaggatttttaaatccattttccattttttaaaatatatgttaaaattctcaagtaggcctacatttgttattttgcgAAATAAAAGTcactatgtaatcttaaatgcattgtttattttctgaaatacatttgataccatctgaaatacaattgacaaaataatctgaaatacatttgataccatctgaaatacaattgacatatctgaaatacatttgataccatctgaaatacaattgataaatctgaaatacaattgatactatctgaaattgaattgacaaatcagaaatacaattgataatttctgaaattaagttgactaatctgaaatatatttgataatttctgaaatacaatttatattttctgaaattcaactggaaaaggtgtagaatTTATTGTTaagctttaataaaaaaaatgcacttcaaaataccaaaagACTTTGAAGATATTCAGTTTTGTGTACCTCCTAATATTTACTCAAATGGACATATGCTGTTTCTGCAAAGCACGGTTCATTTTTTATAGGTTGAGTGAACCCCAGTACGGCCGTAAGTATCAGGTCAATAGAAAAATCCACGAACCCATagggaatcgaactcggaccTTCCGTCTTTCAGCCAAGCTCGttaaaaaatcatacattttaaaagtatttacTTTTGAGTATTATGTAACTGCTTTAGTTTGCGTTAAAATATCTCACTCTTAATGAAATGCCACAATTTCAGTAACAGTTCTTCAAAATTTACACAAAAGTAATAAAGTACGAACAATTTCTTGAGAAAACCTAATGATGCTTTTTTTTGGTCCATTAATTCTGTCACAGGCATACGACCTGTAGTGCACTCAGTGATCGCAAATGTAAGACATTTGCCGCCACAAGGGAGGAAATTCGACATTTGCTGAATCAGTAGTCGTGAACTAGGTGACAAAGAGTAATGTTCCCCTCCGAGGATAGAGGAATGTAGCCATAAACACCTCATATGTTTGGAGGAAGCGGTTCCCCTGATATTACCCCGACACGTTTTGAAGACAAGATTCCAACATGAAATGAATGTGTTGTAATGTAACACATCCTTGCTTTTCTAGCTTTGTATTATGTAGCATAtaatccttctttctttctttctttctttctttctttctttctttctttctttctttctttctttctttctttctttctttctttctttctttctctctcttctgctcattattattagtattattattattattattactattattattattattattattattattattattattattattattattattatttttctacaaagtAGTAGTAGTTATCGTTCACCCAAAGAAATTTTCCTCTATCTCTATCCTCAGCATATTCTTCGGTAAAATTTCTTTTAGTCATACTTCTTCTGACGCCATCCACACATTGTTctcttggtcttcctcttcttctccttaccTCCGCAGTTCACTCAACGTCATCTTCGGTATTCTTCCATATTTCATCCTCTTCACGTGTTCAAAccattttaatcttctttcttcaaccacttcAATAGCGTTCTTTCCTACCTCCAtaatttctctaattctttgatTTCTAATTATTTCCCTTCCTGATTTTCTTGCCGCT
This sequence is a window from Periplaneta americana isolate PAMFEO1 chromosome 2, P.americana_PAMFEO1_priV1, whole genome shotgun sequence. Protein-coding genes within it:
- the LOC138695205 gene encoding lateral signaling target protein 2 homolog — encoded protein: MKPSCQVADKAVSTEDLERTLVVKQGNEEEDDEEEEKKKKKEVPSVGGNSTALELIRLEAVLAALVESKVVAIKAASSNKKSAINNILRPRSQSTTHGLRQQRLTSTSTTASSSHKENNHQPHYHHHHHHRHHHHHRKRQSDSALLASGLFPKKRHRHHHHHHHHHHHHHIRDDDEAAERGGRPQPTLDEEAGCGLLQQETAFGESTTTLSPPTAGPSGSCQNGSAPHHSGYHNYTYSPRRQRQMVTSCCPSPTPSMQSQVVLCTPRSCRMDGYACYY